From the Paenibacillus sp. MMS20-IR301 genome, the window ATCACCAACGGTCTCCCCCTGCGAATAATTCAAATCGCCACCAGCGATAAGTGAGTAAGCTTCCTTCGTTTCTTGACTAGTCAGACTGTGCCCAACTGAATAGCCTTCTTTTAAATTTACATTTCCGCCCGCGGCTAATCTGCCTTCCACATCACTGTGCATGCCTTCATAGCTGCCCAATATGAACACGTTATACTTAGAAGCATTACCAGGCAAAGAAGCTCCTTCGGCTTTTACTGAAATATTGCCAAGTAGAGTTATTCCGCTGCCACCTACAACCAAAACAGATATAAGACCTAACACGATAAGACGCTTAAACTTACTGAACCGGATCATACAGGCTCACCTCACAGTTAATATAATAAATGCCTTGTTTCATATAACAAAAAAAGGCCGCCGGAAAGAGAGTATGCTCTTTACGGCAGCCGGACGATCATGGCGCTGTCAGGCGCTTTAGATTCCTTGACTTTGCGTCCCGCACTTTCGTACGGTTTGCTTTTATACGTGAGTAAGTTATTATGTTGTGAAATTATGCACTAAATCATATCTACAGTGAAAAGTCTATGACATTCGTTACTCTGGAACTATTTTCAGTTTATCTGCTCCCTCTGCCTGTTGTCAATTAATTCCTTTGTGAATTTTTGAATTATTTCCCCCTTAAAATCTCCCAATGCAGCACTATACAAGGATTTAACGCCAAATGCAGCAGTTTTCTCCCTAATCTCCCTTCTTCTTTTCATACTCCGCAATAAACGATCATGCTTTTTTGAAACTGCGCTAAAAGAACTATTTTTAAATATCGCAAATTTAAGTAAATCAAGATAGGATTCCAGCCCTTCTTGTATTGATTGCAGTTCTTCTAACGTATTCAGCTTCCGCAGGAAATATTGCAAAAATTATACCACACCGTTCCGAGTAAGCTTATGCAGCATCTATCCACATAAAAAAGAGCTGCCTGCGGGAGGACGTCTTCTCCCCAAGCAGCCCCTGTCCCGTTCAGCGGTGATACCGCCAGCTTTTTCGGGAAGAGCCTAACTCTTTAGTTTATTTACGTTTCCCTGATCTTGATTTTCTACCGAGGAATATCCCTAATCCCGCAAGCATTACTCCTGCCAAATAATAAGGGAATGGACTTGATTCACCGGTCTTCGGTAAAGTTGCTACGGCCGGGACACTGCCTAGGGGCATCTCTTCATCAATGATGGTCACCATCGGCGTTGCGGTTGGTGCTGGTGTTGCCACGGCCGGTTTAGGTGTGGCTGATGGCACCGCAGTTGCTACTGGACCCAAAGGCAGAGGATCATCGACGATTATTACAACCGGGATTACCGGCGTCGGTGTTGGTGTGGCAAAAATAAATGGCGGTGTTATTGGAGCCGGTGTTGTTACTGCAGTTGGCGGGGCTGTTGGCGCTGGCGTCGGCGTTGGTGTTGGCGGTGCTGTTGGCGCTGGTGTCGGCGTCGGTGTTGGCGGTGCTGTTGGCGCTGGTGTCGGCGTCGGTGTTGGCGGCGCTGTTGGCGCTGGTGTCGGTGTTGGTGTCGGTGTTGGTGTTGGTGTTGGTGTTGGTGTCGGCGTTGGTGTCGGTGTCGGCGTCGGCGTTGGTGTCGGTGTCGGTGTCGGTGTCGGCGTTGGTGTCGGTGTTGGTGTCGGTGTCGGTGTCGGTGTCGGTGTCGGTGTCGGTGTCGGTGTCGGTGTCGGTGTCGGTGTCGGTGTCGGTGTCGGTGTCGGTGTCGGTGTCGGTGTCGGTGTTGGTGTCGGTGTCGGTGTTGGTGTTGGTGTCGGTTCTGGGGTGTTCGGTGTTCTGGGGTTGGCGTTGGTGTGTGGTGTCGGTCTGGGGTTGGCGTTGGGTGTTGGTGTCGGTTCTGGGGTTGGGGTTGGTGTTACCGTTGGTGTCGGCTCTGGGGTTGGCGTTGGTGCTACCGTTGGTGTCGGCTCTGGGGTTGGCGTTGGTGCTACCGTTGGTGTCGGTTCTGGGGTTGGCGTCGGTGCTACCGTTGGCGTTGGTGCGATTGTCGGTGTTGGGTGTTGGTGCTGTTGGTGCTATCGTCGGCGTTGGTGTCGTACGTTGGCTGCGGCTGTCGGGTTGGCGTTGGTGCTATCGTCGGAGTTGGCGTCGGTGCGGCTGTTGGTGTTGGCGTTGGTGCTATCGTCGGCGTTGGCGTCGGTACGGCTGTTGGTGTTGGCGTTGGTGCTATCGTCGGCGTTGGCGTCGGTGCGGCTGTTGGTGTTGGCGTTGGTGCTATCGTCGGTGTTGGCGTTGGTGCTATCGTCGGCGTTGGCGTTGGTGCTATCGTTGGCGTTGGCGTCGGTGCGGCTGTTGGTGTTGGCGTTGGTGCAATTGTTGGCGTTGGCGTCGGTGCTGCTGTTGGTGTTGGCGTTGGTGCTATCGTCGGCGTTGGCGTTGGTGCTATCGTTGGCGTTGGCGTCGGTGCGGCTGTTGGTGTTGGCGTTGGTGCTATCGTCGGTGTTGGCGTTGGTGCTATCGTCGGTGTTGGCGTTGGTGCAATTGTTGGCGTTGGCGTCGGTGCTGTCGGTGTTGGCGTTGGTGCTATCGTCGGCGTTGGCGTCGGTGCAGCTGTCGGTGTTGGCGTTGGTGCTATCGTCGGCGTTGGTGTAGGCTTCGGCGTTGATGTAGGTTTGACTGTCGGTGTCGGTTTTGGTGTACACTTCGGTGTCGCCGTTGGCTTCGGTGTCGCCGTTGGTGTAGCTGTCGGCTTTGACGTTGCCGTTGGGGTTGCCGTTGGCTTCGGTGTCGCCGTTGGTGTCGCTGTCGGCTTCGGCGTTGATGTAGGTTTGACTGTCGGTGTCGGTTTTGGTGTACACTTCGGTGTCGCCGTTGGCTTCGGCGTGCCGTTGGTGTGCTGTCGGCGGTGTGTTGGTGTTCGTTGGTGCTATCGTCGGCGTTGGCGGCTTCGGTGTCGGCCGTTGCCGTTGGTCGTCGGTGTCGGCGTCGGTGCTTCGTTGGGTGTCTTCCGTTGGTGTCGCTGTCGGCTTCGGTGTCGCCGTTGGTGTCGCTGTCGGCTTCGGTGTCGCTGTTGGCTTGGTGTCGCCGTTGGTGTTGCCGTTGGTGTTCGGCTTCGGTGTCGCCGTTGGTGTTGCTGTCGGCTTCGGCGTTGATGTAGGTTTGACTGTCGGTGTCGGTTTTGGTGTACACTTCGGTGTCGCCGTTGGCTTCGGCGTTGCCGTTGGTGTCGCTGTCGGCTTCGGTGTCGCCGTTGGTGTTGCTGTCGGCTTCGGTGTCGCTGTCGGCTTCGGTGTCGCCGTTGGTGTAGCTGTCGGCTTTGGTGTCGCCGTTGGGGTTGCTGTTGGCTTCGGCGTTGCCGTTGGTGTAGTTGTCGGCTTCGGTGTCGCCGTTGGTGTAGCTGTCGGCTTCGGTGTCGCTGTTGGTGTTGCCGTCGGCTTCGGCGTCGGTGTGCACTTTGGAGTTGCCGTCGGTTTCGTTGTTGGACGTATTGTCAGTGTGACAAAGTCATTAGCAGCCTGCTCATTCGAGGATTGCGCAGCTGTATAATCTTCACTCCGCGATATATCGCTGCCAACTGCAATATTCCGCTCATTCAGATCCAGTGTTTGCTTGAAATCCCTAAAGATCAAAGCGTTCACTCCGCCTGCAGCCTCTAACGCGGGTATAGGGACAAATGGCTTGTTTGAAGCCGCTTCTGCATCCCAGCCCCAGCTGAAGGCGCTGCTCACTGTCAAAACGCCCGTCAACAGAAAGACGGCCGTCTTACTCACTCTTTTTCTCAATAATCTACACCTCCTATTCAGCTATTCTATGAAACTGTCGCCATGCTATAACAACAAAAAGACCGCCACGAAGGGTTAACTTCACGGTGGCCGGACGACCATAGCCTGTGCTAAAGCGGCATTAGATTCCTGACTTTGCGTCCCGCTCTTTCGAATCGGTTTGCGTTTATACATGATCATATGAAATTAATTTGAGCTTATGTACAAACAAGACAAATTCTATTCTTCCACTACTTCAGAACCAATTTCAGTGTATGCGCTCGGCCAGATCATGTCAATATATTTCCAATTAATTATCCATCCTCAGATTAATTTAAACTCCACGAAAAACCCTTATTTTTCAAGGTTTTTTTCATTATCATTCTACAAACCCTTTGCAAAGAAAGTCGCTTTTTCGAATGTTTTAGCGAGATTCAATTTAATTATTAAGATCATACGTTCTCATAATGGGTTATATCATCATAGTAAAATAGTCCTGTTTCAATTAATAAAAAAGAAACGGCTTCTCTCCCCCTTAGGACAGTAACCGTTCCCTTCAATGGCCCCCCGGAGTCGCGTTGTCCCGAAGTTAATCTGCCTCTGCAAAAACTGTCGCCAAGGCCCTTCCCCGCAGCAGCCTTTAATCGACATTTCCAGAGCATTTATAGATAAAGCTGCACGCAGATCGCAGCAGCTTAGAGCAATTGAATCCAGCCGATCATTGAGACCCAGAGTGGAATGCTAAACAGCAGACCGAATACTAAACCACGGCGGAGATTTCCTTCATGACTCATCGCCATTCTCCTTCAATTCAAATTTATTTAAAATATTTATTATTTGATTTTAATATAAATCATATCGTCTGATTTTATTGTGAATTATGTCACATTATCGCTATGTATTTTATAAATACCATTGATTATTTTAAGGACTCCGGGTTAATATACGAATATACGTTCCCTTTGGAGGTGATTTATTCATGCAGAGAGCAGAGGCCCGGGACTATCTGCTGGTGAAATTATATATACTGATTCCGTTCATTGTAACCGCCTTTGAACATGATTCTTCTATAATATCCTTAGAGCTGCGCACCCCCGCACCTTACCTGGAAGCCCTTCATTCAGCGCTCAATGCCGCCAGTGCCGATCTGCGGGCTATACGGGCCGAGATGCGGACTCGCGGGCTTAGAATCTATGAACAGAACTGGCTGGCGGCCGGCGCCGAGGTCAGATTTATCTGCAGAGGCTACCATGAACGGATACTGCTGCTGGATGACGTGATTTCTGTTGAGGCCACTATGCAAATGCGCAGATACCTGGGTCTGGATACAGCCGCAGGCCCTCTTGTCCCGCTAGCAAAAAAATAGGTCCCGCCGTAAACGGCAAGACCTTAAGTACCATATTACACCGGGGGATGTCTGGTAACCTCAATATACATCCTCTACCTGAAAAGAAGCTGATAGCCGGATAAAAATTTGCTTAAATTCCGGGAAACTCCCAGAACCCCAGCCGCCCCTTGGCGGAAACCGGCTCAGCCAGCAGACTTATCTCTTCAAGCTTCCAGGCAAACCGCCCTTCCGCATAATCACCAAATACATACTCGTTCCCGCCGGGCCAGCCCTGCATGGCCAAATCGGATGTAACCTCGCAGCAATCCGCCAGACGGCCGGTGGCAAGGATCTTTCCTGCCGGCAGGTTGTCCGCCGTATAGCCGTGCCGGGCAAGGACGGACAGATACGGCTCACTCCTGCATATCTCCTTATCCACCTGTATTCCTGCGTGGATAGCCAGCTCCCCTCTGTAGGCGGTACGCCAGGAACGGGTTTCGATTTGCTTTTCTCCGAGCGCGATTAAGGTTGCCCACGGCTGGCGGATCGTCAGACATTTCATACGCGCCTTACCTCCTGTTATGTACAAACAAAAAGCGCAGTTCCCGTGCCGGGAAGTCGCGCTGTGTATAACTTCTTAGCTGTATTTTATATTATACATCCTATACCAATTTGTAAAATTTCCAGAGTTATTTCATGGGATACCCCTTACACAAGCTGCTGTACATGCCGAGCAGCCGATTTGCGTACAGATCCGGTGACAGATTCATTTCGACATGCTCCTGCCCATTCCTCCGCATGTATTCTCTTCTGCCATCCTTACGCATTAACGCCAGCGCCGTTCCCACAGCCTGCTCCACCTGTCCCCGCTGATAGATCCTCCCGGTGCGGCCGTCGATCACAAGCCGGCGTATACCATCGGAATCTGTAGTCAGCACAGGGCAGCGGCATAACATCGCTTCAGCTACAGCATAACCAAAGCCTTCAAGGATGGAGGTTGAACACAGCAGCCCTCCCGAATCACCAATAATGCTGAAATAATCCGCCATCTGCTCATGCGGAATATTTGAATACATAATCAGGCGCGGGCTCATATTATTCTCGGCCACAAACCGTTCGAAATCAACTTTTTCTGCCGGATCATACAGTGTATCATCCTGAAAAACCCATAAGTACAGCTCCGAATTATGCTTCATCAGCTGCAGGCCGATTTGCAGAAACTCCCGCCAGTTTTTATTGACCTGCAGACGCCCTACCCAGCCGATAACCGGATAATCCTTCACCGGGTACGCAGTATAGCCGAAGTCCCGTGCATCCACCGGATCATCGAAACAAAAGTGGGGAATACAGGTTATCTTTTCCTGGAGCAGCTTTTGCAAATGGGGCGTCTCCGGGTACAGCAGCGCATCCGCATATCTGCAGATCCGTTCCTTGAAGTCCTCGATAATCTGCCTGGCCTCTTCAATTACGCCCAGTCCCTGGATCTCGAAGACAAGGAGCCCCCGGTACCCGAATTTCCGGATCCGCTCAGCAAGATAGATGTCCGTACAAACAACGATCAGATCAAACTGCTCCCGCTCCAGCAAATTCCGGATGTCGTGATCACTGCTGATAATATGCGTAGGCACATTGCGGATATTATGCCTCCCCTCCCCGTTATGGGTGTAGAGCAGATGGCATTCAATCCCTTTTGCGGCCAGTGCCTTGCAGCGGATCCGGTTTAAAGTCTCCATTCCGCCGCTCGGGTTATAAAACGAAAATAATATTTTCATAACATCACTCATTCTGCACAGTATTTTTTCAACAACCCCGCACTCTTACAAATTCTATAATGATTAGATAGAGCTGCCCAACAGCTCCTTCAGCGCGTCCGTCCGGAAAAGCTCATTGTACAGGTTGTCTTTGACAGAGGGCGTACTTTTATGGCGGTAACCGATCTGCGTGTGGTCATCTGTATAATAGTTGGAAATAGCCGCATCCCCGGTCAGGATTAAATTGTCCAGCATATATTGAACATCCAGATAACCCTTAAACTGCTCCGGTCCGAGGATCATGGTAAAGGGCGTACCGATATGCTCGAGACTTCTGTAAAGCGCATGCTGCACGGCAGCACCAGGCATCCAGCTGAAATCCGTAGTCGGATGAGCAATAGCGGCGAGTTCGATGGAAGGCCGGGAACTAAGCGACAGGTCAAGCACTCTGAAAATGTAATTGCTGAATGTCTGCTCATAAAAACTCTCCGCCAACACATAATCCCCCGCCGCTTCCACAGGATACAGAACAGTAAGGACGGGATGGATATTTCTGCGGTTGCGTGCCTGAAGCCGGGTCAGATGATACATATACCGCCATCTGCGGTGATGCTCGGTGGTAAGCAGCTGTGCCGATACACTAAAAGATGAATTCACCCGGTAATTCATCAATTCCACGGGAATATACCGGATATCGCAATACTCGGTCATCCGCAGCCAATAATCATAGTCCTCTACCGGCTGCATGCCGTAATCCCCGACGAGCCGGGCAATCCCGGCTTTATACATGAAGGAGACCCCAATAATGGAGGAGTCCAGCAGCTTCTCCTTGGGCTGTGACTGATATTGGCGGAGCGCCGCTAACTGATGTTCATCATTCAGCTGCTTCCCGTTATTGTCTATACTCTGAAAAGAACTGTACACGAGCCCCAGCTCCTCCCGCCCTTTAGCTAACGCTGCCCTCAGAAGCTCCAGAAACCGGGGATTATACACATTGTCACTCGACACCCACGTTAAGTATTTTATCCGCTCATCCGTAAAGAGAAGATTAAACCCGGTGTTCAAGGCATGCGCCACACCTTTATTGCTGGAATGAGAGATAACGGATACCCGGGGATCACCGGCAGTATACAATCTGACCAGCGGAAGCATGTCCGGATCGCCATCAATAACAATGATCAGATGAAATTCCTTAAGTGATTGCTGAAGAACTGATTCAAGGGCCTGATGCAGAAAATCCGGCCTTTGCGTGTAGACAGGCATCACTACCCCTGTATCCATCAGCTTCCCCCTCCTTTCTGTGCAGGCATACCAATAGTGTATTTCACTTCCTGCTTATTGCCTGTGTAACCGCCCTGCCTCCGGCTGAACGGACAAAAAAAAGCGGAAGGCCGCTGCAAAGAGCGGTCTCCGCCTCATTCCTGTCAGATACAGCTGCCCTAAATCGGCCAGGAGAATACATCAATCGGTGTAAATTCCGACTGCAGCACCCGCTGTTCCGTGACCAGATTACCGAATTCGTCCAAGCCAAACGAAGAGAATGCAACCTTGGACATCCCGTCAGTATTGCTGATCTGAACCTCATAAGACACATTGCCTGCGATAAAAAACTCCCGGATATCCGCTGCACCACCGGCAACAGTGTACCCGCTGACATACACCGGGACAAGCGTCAGGGTAGTGATCGGCACAGCAAAAATCTCCACAATAATTGTAGCCGCCAGTGTGCCCAGATTGCGCACGCTGACTGCAATGTTGCTGGCTGCTGTTCCTGTAGCCCGTGTATTGGTAATCAGACCTGTAGTATACGGCATGTTCCTCACTCCTTTCTGTTTTCTATCATTCTATTCAATTGCAGGGTTATAGTATCGGGCTCGCTTCCCGGTACAATCATGGAATATTCCTCTACTGGTCAATGACACAACCAACTGCGGCCTATAAACATAACCTGTTATTAAAAAGAAGGAGCATTAGGACATGACTAATTTCAACTTCCAGGTCACCACCGGCTTGCTTCCGAAATTCGAACCATCGATCGCTGTAAACCTGCTTATTCCCGGAATTATGGTTGCAGTCGCTGTAGATTTCACTACTGGTGTACCAATGACCGGACTGTACCGTTCACTGGACGGAGGTGCCAACTGGAGCAACTCCATGCTGCCTCTGCCTCCGGGCTTCACCGGAGCCGAAGCGCCGGTAGTTGCTTATGGCTTCCCCAGCACCTTTGTAGTGACCGCCCATGTCTTTCCCGGAGCGTCGGACGGAACTACCGTTATCTATAAGTCTACCGATAACGGCGCTACCTTCAGCCCGCCGGTCATTGTCAACAGCGGCTATGGCGTATACATCAATAATGATGAGACGAACGTAACAATTGATGTCGGACAATCCAGCCCCTACCTGGGTAACACGTATGTAACCTATAATCATCAGTTTAATGTGGCGAACGGCGGGAACTCCACCGCCTTCTTCAGCCGGTCCCGGGATGGCGGAACCACTTGGGATCAGCCTATCGTGCTGTCCAGCATCTCGGACCAGGTAGAGCGCCCTGATGTCGCCTTTGACTTGGTAGGTACCGTCTACGGTGCCTGGGTCACGGTAAATACCCCCTCACGCTTTTTTGTCAGAATCTCACTGGACGGAGGAACCACCTTCGCCCCCCAGCGGCTCGTGTCCGAGGTCACTCCGGTCCCGACAGTTCTTCCCGTACCCGGCTACGCCTTCCGCGTGCTGACCTTTGCAAATGTGTCAACCGACCGCTCCTCCGGCCCGTTTAGCGGCCGGGCTTATGCCGTCTGGCAGGATTTCAGGCAGGGATACTCCGACATCCTCATGTCCTTCTCGGATAACACGGGAACGAGTTGGTCCAGCCCGGTCAGCATTACCGGCGCACCGGCCGGTTCACAGAATTTCTTCCCTGCCATTGATGTTGACCCCCTGCTTGGCGTAGTGAACATTATCTATTACAGCAACCAGGTAAACGGCTTCCTGCTGGACGTTTATGTCGCCCGCTCCATTAACGGGGGTCAGAGCTTCACCAATACCAGAATCACCAATACCTCCTTCGATCCTAACGCCGGCAGCGTAACCCCGGTCACCGTAATAGGGGATTATATCGATATTTCATCGGTTCCCCCCGGCGGATATATCGGCATCTGGATGGATACCAGCACCGGCGCACAGAACATCGTAGCCGGTTACTCTGACACCGTGATTACCTGAAGCAACCACGAACAATGTCAGCAGCAGCTCCGACTCCGGGCAGTGCAATTCAAAAAGGCGCAGCCCCGGAAATTCCGGAAGCTGCGCCTTAATTAAGTTATTCGGGATGCTGGTGAAGGGAATTGAACCCCCGGCCTACGCATTACGAGTGCGACCAAGCTAGTATTTACTAGGCTTTATAGTGGTTTATAAGCATAATTTATATACCGAAAATACGTATAGATACTTAAGGAGGTTTTTAGATATTTGGATGCCGTTAGAAGTCTTGTTAGAAGAAAGTATTCGCTCATTTACCAATAAATAAATGAACAGAAGCTAAATCTGAGGGAGAATTGGGGGCAGCGTTAACGCCGTCCCCGAGCTTTAATTAGCGCAACTACCGAGACTGCCAGCGCGGCAATTATAATAATCCAAGTTATCACATTTAGCATTTGAGTGCCTCCTTTAAAGGGCTGTTGCCCACCATATTTTATTTTTCTACTGGATCCATCTTCAGACGGACAGCTTACCATCTCTCCCAACATTCCTGAATTCCGTTTATTTCAAGAAAGTAATTTGCACGACGCTCGGTGTCAAATATAAGTCCTCTGCGTTTGCAACACCATTCTTCCGCTTCTGCAATTTGTTCTTCCGTGTAATCTTTGTTGGCTGCTTCTTCATCTTCTAAGTCGAAAAACATTTCAAAGTCTTCCCAATCACCAATGATGGGTATTCCGTTAAATGGGCACTTAAACCTTACTCTCATTATTATCTCCTCCAAGGTTAAAGCTGGCTCAGGAGGAAATGACCAAAGAGGAGTAGTAATGGTTATGGATTGGGAAGAATACCATTATCGAGCTATATTGCAATCCGCAGCTTCAACTGATCCCAAGGATTTGGTCAGTGCAGCAAACAACTACGTAGCAAATTTCGCTGCTCATTCCATGCTTGTCCGCCGTAATCTTACATTAGAAGATCTGGAACCAGTGGTTAAAGCATACGATCGAATTTTCGATGGGTACTGGAGTAAACAAGTCGAAGAATAGACGCAGAAGAACCCCGCCAAATAACTATACGAGGTCCACTTGTATGTCTTTAGTTTTGAATAAAACAATAGCAATAGATAATTCGTCTTGTTCATTAACAAATTAACTAATCATGTGCTACTTTAAAGCCTTCTACAGCCCTTACAAATTGCGAATGTCATTAAA encodes:
- a CDS encoding glycosyltransferase family 4 protein — protein: METLNRIRCKALAAKGIECHLLYTHNGEGRHNIRNVPTHIISSDHDIRNLLEREQFDLIVVCTDIYLAERIRKFGYRGLLVFEIQGLGVIEEARQIIEDFKERICRYADALLYPETPHLQKLLQEKITCIPHFCFDDPVDARDFGYTAYPVKDYPVIGWVGRLQVNKNWREFLQIGLQLMKHNSELYLWVFQDDTLYDPAEKVDFERFVAENNMSPRLIMYSNIPHEQMADYFSIIGDSGGLLCSTSILEGFGYAVAEAMLCRCPVLTTDSDGIRRLVIDGRTGRIYQRGQVEQAVGTALALMRKDGRREYMRRNGQEHVEMNLSPDLYANRLLGMYSSLCKGYPMK
- a CDS encoding sialidase family protein, which produces MTNFNFQVTTGLLPKFEPSIAVNLLIPGIMVAVAVDFTTGVPMTGLYRSLDGGANWSNSMLPLPPGFTGAEAPVVAYGFPSTFVVTAHVFPGASDGTTVIYKSTDNGATFSPPVIVNSGYGVYINNDETNVTIDVGQSSPYLGNTYVTYNHQFNVANGGNSTAFFSRSRDGGTTWDQPIVLSSISDQVERPDVAFDLVGTVYGAWVTVNTPSRFFVRISLDGGTTFAPQRLVSEVTPVPTVLPVPGYAFRVLTFANVSTDRSSGPFSGRAYAVWQDFRQGYSDILMSFSDNTGTSWSSPVSITGAPAGSQNFFPAIDVDPLLGVVNIIYYSNQVNGFLLDVYVARSINGGQSFTNTRITNTSFDPNAGSVTPVTVIGDYIDISSVPPGGYIGIWMDTSTGAQNIVAGYSDTVIT
- a CDS encoding glycosyltransferase family A protein, coding for MDTGVVMPVYTQRPDFLHQALESVLQQSLKEFHLIIVIDGDPDMLPLVRLYTAGDPRVSVISHSSNKGVAHALNTGFNLLFTDERIKYLTWVSSDNVYNPRFLELLRAALAKGREELGLVYSSFQSIDNNGKQLNDEHQLAALRQYQSQPKEKLLDSSIIGVSFMYKAGIARLVGDYGMQPVEDYDYWLRMTEYCDIRYIPVELMNYRVNSSFSVSAQLLTTEHHRRWRYMYHLTRLQARNRRNIHPVLTVLYPVEAAGDYVLAESFYEQTFSNYIFRVLDLSLSSRPSIELAAIAHPTTDFSWMPGAAVQHALYRSLEHIGTPFTMILGPEQFKGYLDVQYMLDNLILTGDAAISNYYTDDHTQIGYRHKSTPSVKDNLYNELFRTDALKELLGSSI
- a CDS encoding LPXTG cell wall anchor domain-containing protein, with the translated sequence MVTIIDEEMPLGSVPAVATLPKTGESSPFPYYLAGVMLAGLGIFLGRKSRSGKRK
- a CDS encoding ASCH domain-containing protein, with amino-acid sequence MKCLTIRQPWATLIALGEKQIETRSWRTAYRGELAIHAGIQVDKEICRSEPYLSVLARHGYTADNLPAGKILATGRLADCCEVTSDLAMQGWPGGNEYVFGDYAEGRFAWKLEEISLLAEPVSAKGRLGFWEFPGI